The Chiroxiphia lanceolata isolate bChiLan1 chromosome 12, bChiLan1.pri, whole genome shotgun sequence genome window below encodes:
- the ANKRD34C gene encoding ankyrin repeat domain-containing protein 34C, with the protein MDEVMELELGSNSLLKAVWLGRLRLTRLLLEGGAYINESNEKGETALMVACITTHVDQQSIHKAKMVKYLLDNRADPNIQDKSGKTALMHACIRGAGGEVVSLLLENGADPSLEDRSGASALVHAINADDKAVLQHLLDACRAKGKEVIIITMDISASGTKTTKQYLNVPPALEFKERAPPEVGTAPSHAHLKTPISAPSPEEKESSILTPHASRPGDTGDTEPPSPGQRAGTGRKAHLPRLKRLRSEPWGLVAPSVLAASAHRDDTHTCADEDVIMGIGDLSLSKKTPLIRSSSSKGRDPALFPMVDEQALGPLAWKATHEKSPAAHPHLHHSSTVPEEPESTGSAASSAAGMDPLHWWRPGTEHNGDPHLTEMGKGPSERRKLSGSHLALLDGSRESPSGSASTSPSTVRRRPPGLLERRGSGTLLLDHISHTRPGYLPPLNVNPNPPIPDIGSSKAPSPLAAGLKPLVPLAPSSPRRGDLRARRKLLRRHSMQAEQMRHLSDFEEVVAQ; encoded by the coding sequence ATGGATGAGGTGATGGAGCTAGAGCTGGGGAGCAACTCCCTCCTGAAGGCTGTGTGGCTCGGCCGGCTCCGGCTGACCcggctgctgctggaaggggggGCTTACATCAACGAGAGCAACGAGAAGGGGGAGACCGCCCTGATGGTGGCCTGCATCACCACACACGTCGACCAGCAGAGCATCCACAAGGCCAAGATGGTGAAGTACTTGCTGGACAACAGAGCTGACCCCAACATCCAGGACAAGTCTGGGAAAACTGCCCTCATGCACGCCTGCAtccgtggggctgggggggaggtggtgtccctgctgctggagaacgGGGCAGACCCCAGCCTGGAGGACCGCTCAGGAGCCTCGGCGCTGGTCCACGCCATCAATGCCGATGacaaggctgtgctgcagcacctcctggATGCCTGCAGAGCCAAGGGGAAGGAAGTGATCATCATCACCATGGACATATCAGCCTCTGGCACTAAGACCACCAAGCAGTACCTGAATGTTCCCCCTGCACTGGAGTTCAAAGAGAGAGCCCCCCCCGAGGTGGGCACAGCACCCTCTCATGCCCACCTGAAAACTCCCATCTCAGCACCTTCCCCTGAAGAGAAGGAGAGCAGCATTCTCACCCCACACGCTTCACGTCCTGgagacactggggacactgagcCACCCTCCCCAGGCCAGAGAGCTGGTACTGGCCGGAAAGCCCATCTGCCACGGCTGAAGAGGCTGCGGTCGGAGCCGTGGGGTCTGGTGGCACCCTCAGTGCTGGCAGCCTCGGCACACCGTGATGACACGCACACCTGTGCTGATGAGGATGTCATCATGGGCATTGGAGACCTCTCGCTCTCCAAAAAGACCCCCCTCATTCGGAGCAGTAGCAGCAAGGGCAGGGACCCCGCTCTCTTTCCTATGGTGGACGAGCAGGCACTGGGGCCGCTGGCATGGAAAGCCACCCACGAGAAGAGCCCAGCTGCCCACCCGCACCTGCACCACAGCAGCACCGTGCCGGAGGAGCCGGAGAGCACCGGCTCAGCCGCCAGCTCAGCCGCGGGGATGGACCCTCTGCACTGGTGGAGGCCAGGAACCGAGCACAATGGAGACCCCCACCTCACCGAGATGGGGAAGGGGCCATCGGAGAGGAGGAAGCTGAGTGGGTCCCACCTGGCCTTGCTGGATGGCTCACGAGAGTCTCCCTCTGGCAGTGCGAGCACATCACCCAGCACTGTCCGGCGCCGACCACCTGGCTTGCTGGAGAGGCGAGGATCCGGGACCCTGCTGCTCGACCACATCTCCCACACGAGGCCGGGATATCTGCCCCCGCTGAATGTGAACCCCAACCCCCCGATCCCTGACATCGGCTCCAGCAAAGCTCCCTCCCCGCTGGCTGCTGGGCTGAAGCCCCTGGTGCCCCTCGCACCCAGCTCACCCAGGCGGGGCGACCTGAGAGCCCGCAGGAAGCTCCTCCGCAGACACTCCATGCAGGCGGAGCAGATGCGGCACCTCTCTGATTTTGAGGAGGTCGTGGCCCAGTAG
- the LOC116792939 gene encoding LOW QUALITY PROTEIN: transmembrane emp24 domain-containing protein 3-like (The sequence of the model RefSeq protein was modified relative to this genomic sequence to represent the inferred CDS: inserted 2 bases in 1 codon; deleted 1 base in 1 codon) codes for MDRLVVRGSGTGRPGGSGERRGDPRGIPGVPGGSQGAGGAWGVPGVPAGAPPVPEVPPPPRPAXAAEAPRQGGGPGAGGGACRCAGACLPVRVAVPVRVAVPVRVAVRVAGPGAVRVAMPGAVRVAVRALCLAALLGALGAGGTELTLELPDSDRRCFHQELESGIKFTLDYQVISGGHYDVDCYVEDPNGKTIYQETKKQYDSFPHRTEIKGVYTFCFSNEFSTFSHKIVYFDFQVGDEPPILPDMNNRVTALTQMESACVTIHEMLNSVIDSQTHYRLREAQDRSRAEELNGRVSYWSVGETLILFVVSIGQVILLKSFFTEKRPSSSGTST; via the exons ATGGACAGACTCGTGGTGCGGGGATCCGGCACCGGCCGGCCCGGGGGGTCCGGGGAGCGCCGAGGGGATCCCCGTGGGATTCCCGGAGTGCCGGGTGGTTCCCAGGGTGCCGGGGGTGCCTGGGGGGTTCCCGGGGTACCGGCGGGTGCCCCCCCAGTGCCGGAGgtgccgcccccgccccgccccgc cgcagCGGAAGCGCCACGTCAGGGGGGC GGTCCCGGTGCCGGTGGCGGTGCGTGTCGCTGTGCCGGTGCGTGTCTGCCGGTGCGTGTCGCTGTGCCGGTGCGTGTCGCTGTGCCGGTGCGTGTCGCGGTGCGtgtggcggggccgggcgcggtGCGTGTCGCGATGCCGGGCGCGGTGCGTGTGGCGGTGCGGGCGCTGTGCCTGGCCGCGCTCCTGGGCGCTCTGGGAGCCGGCGGGACGGAACTGACGCTGGAGCTGCCCGACAGCGACCGGCGCTGCTTCCACCAGGAGCTGGAGAGCGGCATCAAGTTCACCCTCGACTACCAG GTAATCAGTGGGGGACACTATGATGTAGACTGCTACGTGGAGGACCCCAACGGCAAGACCATCTACCAGGAGACCAAGAAGCAGTACGACAGCTTCCCACACCGCACCGAGATCAAGGGTGTCTACACCTTCTGCTTCAGCAATGAGTTTTCCACCTTCTCCCACAAAATCGTCTACTTTGACTTCCAGGTGGGCGACGAGCCGCCCATCCTGCCCGACATGAACAACCGCGTCACTGCCCTGACACAG ATGGAATCTGCCTGCGTCACCATCCATGAGATGCTGAACTCAGTGATTGACTCCCAGACCCATTACCGGCTGCGGGAGGCGCAGGACCGGAGCAGAGCCGAGGAGCTCAATGGCCGTGTCTCATACTGGTCGGTAGGGGAAACCCTCATCCTCTTCGTGGTCAGCATCGGACAGGTGATACTGCTCAAGAGCTTCTTCACCGAGAAGAGACCCAGCAGCAGTGGGACCAGCACCTAG
- the LOC116792968 gene encoding LOW QUALITY PROTEIN: gonadotropin-releasing hormone II receptor-like (The sequence of the model RefSeq protein was modified relative to this genomic sequence to represent the inferred CDS: deleted 1 base in 1 codon), which translates to MAWLGDAGRDTPDGGRGHADPDATVGNASAEPPSIVPSERGCAWSLPDESGEEPLRLPTFSPAAQVRVAVTFALFALSAGCNLAVLRVAGGRGGSRRPHIRLLLRHLAAADLLVTVAVMPLDAIWNITLQWRAGDLACRLLMYLRLLAMYASAFVTVVISLDRQAAILRPLAIARARARNRTMLRVAWILSAGLAVPQLFLFRTVTLRPPHNFTQCTTRGSFPQPWHETLYNMVGFACLFLLPLLIMVCCYIRILLEISRRMGSGLFSSRDASLRCSRNNIPRARLRMLRMSLVIVSSFILCWTPYYLLGLWHWFCPHAVEKRVSSALTHILFIFGLFNACLDPITYGLFTIPLRGGWGCPCGRSPPTQPPSPATGSFRCSASSLPPKRGVLGARGSRGAAGDATCHSSSL; encoded by the exons ATGGCCTGGCTGGGGGATGCTGGACGGGACACCCCAGATGGAG GAAGGGGCCACGCAGACCCAGATGCCACAGTGGGAAATGCCAGCGCAGAGCCCCCCAGCATCGTGCCCTCCGAGcggggctgtgcctggagccTCCCTGACGAGAGCGGCGAGGAGCCCCTGCGCCTGCCCACCTTCTCCCCCGCCGCCCAGGTGCGCGTGGCCGTCACCTTTGCCCTCTTTGCCCTCTCTGCCGGCTGCAATCTGGCCGTGCTGCGGGtggcggggggccgggggggcagCCGGCGCCCCCACATCCGCCTGCTGCTGCGGCACCTGGCTGCTGCCGACCTGCTGGTGACGGTGGCGGTGATGCCGCTGGACGCCATCTGGAACATCACGCTGCAGTGGCGGGCGGGCGACCTGGCCTGCCGCCTGCTCATGTACCTGCGGCTGCTGGCCATGTACGCCTCCGCCTTCGTCACCGTGGTCATCAGCCTGGACCGGCAGGCCGCCATCCTGCGCCCGCTGGCCATCGCCCGCGCCCGCGCCCGCAACCGCACCATGCTGCGCGTCGCCTGGATCCTCAGCGCGGGGCTGGCGGTGCCACAG ctgttcctgttCCGCACAGTCACCCTGCGC CCCCCCCACAACTTCACCCAGTGCACCACACGTGGcagcttcccccagccctggcacgAGACCCTCTACAACATGGTGGGCTTCGCTTGCCTCTTCCTGCTGCCGCTGCTCATCATGGTCTGCTGCTACATCCGCATCCTGCTGGAGATCTCCCGCCGGATGGGCTCCGGCCTTT TCTCCTCACGGGACGCGTCACTGCGGTGCTCCAGGAACAACATCCCACGGGCCCGGCTGCGGATGCTGCGGATGAGCCTGGTCATCGTCTCCTCCTTCATCCTCTGCTGGACACCCTACTACCTGCTGGGGCTCTGGCACTGGTTCTGTCCCCATGCTGTGGAGAAAAGGGTCTCGTCTGCCCTCACACACATCCTCTTCATCTTTGGCCTCTTCAACGCGTGCCTGGACCCCATCACCTACGGGCTCTTCACCATCCCCCTCCGgggaggctggggctgcccctgtgGGCGCAGCCCCCCGACCCAGCCCCCCTCTCCAGCCACCGGCTCCTTCCGCTGCtcagcctcctccctgccacCCAAGCGGGGAGTCCTGGGGGcgcgggggtcccggggggctGCCGGGGATGCCAcctgccacagcagctccctgtga
- the ANPEP gene encoding LOW QUALITY PROTEIN: aminopeptidase N (The sequence of the model RefSeq protein was modified relative to this genomic sequence to represent the inferred CDS: inserted 1 base in 1 codon), which yields MAAGFFISKSVGIVAIVLGLGAVATIIALSVVYAQEKNKGTSHPDTTSTAGPGTTITTTAAPNNPWNRWRLPATLKPEIYEVSLQPFLTPDANNMYIFKGNSSVVFVCVEATNLILIHSNKLNYTMQGSFHATLQAEGGGAAPSISRTWLETLTQYLVVELTAPLQQGQRYRLSSSFTGELADDLAGFYRSEYTDESGTKHVVATTQMQAADARKAFPCFDEPAMKANFTVTLIHPSNYTAISNMPVKSSRQEMMGEQSWNVTEFETTPKMSTYLLAFIVSQFSSVTAKSENVTISIWGRPEAIAEGQGSYALSVTGRILNFFEELYNTPYPLPKSDQVGLPDFNAGAMENWGLVTYRENSLLFDDRYSSISNKERVLTVIAHELAHQWFGNLVTLRWWNDLWLNEGFASYVEYLGADSAERSWSIKDLMVLNEVHVVMATDALTTSHPLSFSEDEINTPAQISEVFDSIAYSKGASVLRMLSDFLTEGVFDEGLQSYLHTFAYNNTVYADLWVHLQEAVENNRVPLPDTISNIMDRWTLQMGFPVVTVNTLNGTISQTHFLLDPNSHVDRPSVFNYTWIVPITWMTRSGTVNDRYWLTKATDTNNTFKVDSPNWLLLNLNVSGYFRVNYNQENWDQLLNQLSTDHTVFPVINRAQIIDDAFNLARAKYVNVTLALSTTRFLSQETEYMPWEAALNNLQYFQLMFDRSEVFGAMTKYVQKQVTPLFDHYKTITSNWTTIPSDLMDQYNEINAISTACTYGITECQELATQYLSQWQQNSSNNPVPPNLRSAIYCSMVATGGEEAWDFLWARFKEAVVVSEADKLRTALACSXQSWILSRYLEYTVDPTKIRKQDATSTINSIASNVVGQPLAWDFIRGNWRTLFSQYGGGSFSFSRLILAVTQRFSSEFELQQLEQFKEDNQDIGFGSGTRALEQALERTRTNIDWVKENRATVLNWFEGETR from the exons AAGAGTGTGGGCATTGTGGCCATCGTGCTGGGCCTGGGGGCCGTGGCCACCATCATCGCGCTCTCGGTGGTGTATGCCCAGGAGAAGAACAAGGGGACGTCGCATCCAGACACCACCAGCACGGCTGGCCCTGgcaccaccatcaccaccactgCTGCCCCCAACAACCCCTGGAACCGGTGGAGGCTGCCAGCCACGCTGAAGCCGGAGATCTACgaggtgtccctgcagcccttccTGACGCCCGATGCCAACAACATGTACATCTTCAAGGGCAACAGCAGTGTGGTCTTTGTCTGTGTGGAAGCCACCAACCTCATCCTCATCCACAGCAACAAGCTGAACTACACCATGCAGGGCTCCTTCCACGCCACGCTGCAGGCGGAGGGCGGCGGCGCAGCCCCCTCCATCTCCCGCACCTGGTTGGAGACCCTCACCCAGTACCTGGTGGTGGAGCTCACTGctcccctgcagcagggccagaggTACCGGCTGTCCAGCAGCTTCACTGGGGAGCTGGCCGACGACCTGGCTGGCTTCTACCGCAGCGAGTACACTGACGAGTCGGGCACCAA GCACGTGGTGGCCACCACACAGATGCAGGCGGCCGACGCGCGCAAAGCCTTCCCCTGCTTCGACGAGCCAGCCATGAAAGCCAACTTCACAGTGACACTGATCCACCCCTCCAACTACACGGCCATTTCCAACATGCCTGTCAAGA gcAGCCGGCAGGAGATGATgggtgagcagagctggaatgTCACAGAGTTTGAAACCACTCCCAAGATGTCCACATACCTGCTGGCCTTCATTGTCAGCCAGTTCAGCTCCGTCACGGCCAAATCGGAGAATGTAACG ATTAGCATCTGGGGCCGCCCCGAAGCCATTGCCGAGGGCCAGGGCAGCTACGCGCTCAGCGTCACCGGCCGCATCCTCAACTTCTTTGAAGAACTTTACAACACGCCGTACCCGCTCCCAAAGTCTG ACCAGGTCGGCCTCCCCGACTTCAATGCAGGTGCAATGGAGAACTGGGGGCTGGTGACCTACCGGGAGAACTCGCTGCTCTTCGACGACAGGTACTCCTCCATCAGCAACAAGGAGCGGGTGCTGACCGTCATTGCCCACGAGCTGGCACACCAG TGGTTTGGGAACCTGGTGACGCTGCGGTGGTGGAACGACCTGTGGCTGAACGAGGGCTTCGCCTCGTACGTGGAGTACCTGGGTGCTGACTCGGCCGAACGCTCCTGGAGCATC AAAGACCTGATGGTGCTGAATGAGGTGCATGTGGTGATGGCGACAGACGCCCTGACCACCTCCCACCCGCTCTCCTTCAGTGAGGATGAGATCAACACCCCGGCCCAGATCAGCGAGGTCTTTGACAGCATCGCCTACAGCAAG GGAGCGTCAGTGCTGCGTATGCTCTCGGACTTCCTCACCGAGGGCGTCTTCGAtgaggggctgcag TCCTACCTCCACACCTTCGCCTACAACAACACCGTCTACGCTGACCTCTGGGTCCATCTGCAAGAG GCGGTGGAGAACAACAGGGTCCCACTGCCTGACACCATCAGCAACATCATGGACCGCTGGACGCTGCAGATGGGCTTCCCTGTGGTAACTGTCAACACCCTCAATGGCACCATCAGCCAGACCCACTTCCTGCTGGACCCCAATTCCCACGTGGACAGACCCTCCGTCTTCAA CTACACCTGGATCGTCCCCATCACCTGGATGACGCGTAGTGGCACTGTGAATGACAGGTACTGGCTGACCAAAGCCACAG ACACCAACAACACGTTCAAGGTTGACAGTCCCAACTGGCTCCTGCTGAACCTCAATGTCAGTGGATACTTCCGTGTCAACTACAACCAGGAGAACTGGGACCAGCTCCTCAACCAGCTCAGCACTGACCACACG GTCTTCCCTGTGATCAACCGTGCCCAGATCATCGATGACGCCTTTAACCTGGCCAG AGCCAAGTACGTCAACGTGACCTTGGCCCTGAGCACGACACGGTTCCTGAGCCAGGAGACAGAGTACATGCCCTGGGAGGCAGCGCTCAACAACCTCCAGTACTTCCAGCTGATGTTCGACCGCAGCGAGGTCTTTGGGGCCATGACG AAATACGTGCAGAAGCAGGTGACCCCTCTCTTCGACCACTACAAGACCATCACCAGCAACTGGACCACAATCCCCAGTGACCTGATGGACCA GTACAATGAGATCAATGCCATCAGCACCGCCTGTACATACGGCATCACCGAGTGCCAGGAGTTGGCCACCCAATACTTGAGCCAGTGGCagcaaaacagcagcaacaaccc AGTTCCCCCGAACCTGCGCTCGGCCATCTACTGCAGCATGGTGGCCACGGGCGGGGAGGAGGCGTGGGATTTCCTCTGGGCGAGGTTCAAGGAGGCCGTCGTCGTGTCCGAGGCTGACAAGCTCCGCACAGCCCTCGCCTGCA CCCAGTCCTGGATCCTCAGCCG GTACCTGGAGTACACCGTTGACCCCACAAAGATCAGGAAGCAGGATGCCACCTCCACTATCAACAGCATTGCCAGCAACGTGGTAGGGCAGCCCCTGGCCTGGGACTTCATCCGTGGCAACTGGAGGACTCTCTTCAGCCA gTATGGGGGCggctccttctccttctcccgCCTGATTTTAGCTGTGACCCAGCGTTTTTCCTCCGAATTTGAGCTGCAACAG ctggagcagttcaAGGAAGACAACCAGGACATCGGGTTCGGGTCGGGGACGCGGGCGCTGGAGCAGGCGCTGGAGCGGACCCGCACCAACATCGACTGGGTGAAGGAGAACCGGGCGACAGTGCTGAACTGGTTCGAGGGCGAGACCAGATAA